TTGTCATATCTTTCACGGTCATCCTTGATTTCATCCTGAAACAAATTGAAGTAATCATCTGTGAACTGTTCTGAAGGCTGGACTATGCCTAAACTGTCTTCGAAGAATGCCTTTTCCAGATGTTCACAGGTGTATTCGCCGATTTCTCCTTCAGCCAGTAAGTCATCGAGTATCTGACCACCGTAGAACGTCTGGATACCCAAGTTCCAGAGATAGATATGTAGGTTAGTGTTATCGCTTATACCGTAGAATCGAGTTGGGTTTTGTTTTAGTCTTTCTTGCTCTAAGTGTTTCAGCATCCTGATTTGTTCCGAACCTCCTGTCAATGCGATCACTCCTTTGATTTCGGGGTCTTCAAATGCCGCCATGAACTCCTCTGCCTTTTCTTCATGATGATTATCCAGGTATTCTGTATCTTTTCTAGCAGTATCGTATACTACAGGTTCTAAACCGAATCTGTTTTCCAGTCTTTCAACTCCTTTATTCAATACTTTTGGAAAATCCTGAACACCACTCGAAGTCGCAACAATAGCCACTTTATCGCCTTTCTCAAGTGCTGGCGGCAACACAAATTCTTTACCCATAGCATTCATCCTCTAAAATACTCATCCAAGTGACATTTATCCATTCCCCGTCTACACACTTGTAGTCTCTTTCTACTCCTTCTTCCTGAAAACCTGCTTTCTCCATTACTCGGCGTGAGGCAGGGTTTCCTTCCAAGTATCCGCCTCTAATCTTGTGGCGGTTCAAGGTTTCAAAGGCATAGGTTACGACCATTTTCAGGCTTCTTGTTCCGATCCCTCGACCGTGATAATCCGGATGAATGAAGTATCCTACATGGCTTTTACCATAATCGCTTTCGAGTCCGTCAAGAAATATATGACCGACTCTTTCCCCCTGATGTTCTATGAGGAAATGAACGCTATTATCATCTGAATTGAATTCTCCGATGATTTCTTCCTGTTGCGATACGTTAGTCGGTCTTGGTTCTCTCCCAAGGTATGATCTTACTTCTTCGTGGCTAATTGTTTCGGTGATAAATTCGGCGTCACTCTTCTCTACTGGTCGGAGTACTACATCATCCCGTTCCATAAATTTGTTCTCAGTTTCCGTCATTCCCAGTCACCTTCTAAAATGCCGTAGTATACGATGTCTTTGTATTCTCCCTGTGTGAATGTATGGTCTTTGAATACCCCTTCCTTTTCGAATCCAAGTTTCTTCCAGAGGCTGATTGAGGCTTGGTTGTCGGTGTGTGCTCGTGCATAAATTTTATGATAGTTGAGTTGTTTGAATCCGTATTCTGTGATTAGTCGTGCTGATTCTGTTCCGTATCCGTTTCCGTGATGTTCTGGGTGTAGCCAGATACCGATTTCCGCCATTTTCTCTGCATTACTGCCTTTCGGTATCAAACTGATGATACCTTTTCGTTCATTATTTTTGGTTATTAGCAGGTGAACTTTGTCTTCGTCGCAGATTTGCTCCTCGAAGAACTCCTGTTCATTCTCAAGGTTTTGAGGTCTTCTGTTACCCATATGAACACGGACATCAGGATGATTAACTCCATTCCTCAAAAACTCTATGTCTTCCTCCTCTACAGTTCTAAGGTTTATTTTGTCTCCTTCCAGAAATACTGTTCCGGACATACCAATTAGTTAAACACGGATTGTTCTAAAACATAGGTATGAAGCAAGTACCTGAGAAAGATATTACAGAAGCAGTCAAGCAATTTGACTATAAAAACCAGATAAATGAGAAAGAAGACATCTCAGGTCATAACAATAGAATTTTCAAAGTCAAATTAGAGGACAAAACGGTTATCTGTAAGTCCTGCGTAGGTACTAAACCTAAGCAGGACTGCCGGAAAGAAGTCGGTATGAATCAACTTCTGAAAAGACGGACCAGCGTCAAGACCCCTGAGTTGCTTTACAGCAATCCATCCACAGACAAAACAGAATATCCGTTCTTCATAACCGAATACATCGATGGGAAAAGCCTACAGGACAGTTTTCCAGAACTTAATGCGGAAAATCAGGTTGAAATAGTGGAACAGGCAGGGCAGATTCTCGGAGAGGTACACTCCGAGATCAGTTTTCAACACGCAGGTGAACTGAAACCAGAAAACGAAGGTATCAAAGTTGATAGGGAATCCAACTGGATAGAATACATAGTAGAAGAATTAAACCAAGCAATAGAGAAGGCAGAAGATACAAGGTTCAAAGATTTAACGGGCAAAGCAGATAATGTAGTAGCTAAACTTTCCCAGCTTGAAGAACCTGAGAAAACACTGGTATTTTACGACTTCCGACCAGATAACGTGATTACTGAAGATGGCAAGATTAAAGCTTTGATTGATTTTGAGAGGGCTTGGTCGGGAGACCCGCTTTGGGACTACGCTTACAGCGAAATGAGCTTTGTTGAACCATATCATTACTTCACGATGCATAAACCGCGGAAGGCAGGCGATGCGGAGCTTCGAGAAGTCTTTCAGAAAGGCTACGAACAGGAAGAACAGTTGGGAACTGGCTGGCGTAGAAAAGTCAAGCTCTACAAGCTAGGAATAATTATTAAGGGATTTATCACTTTCAAGGGTTTTACGGAGGGTATGGAAATGTCCGAGGAAGAAATAAATCGGCAGGAAAAACTATTAAGAACTGCCTTTGGCAGGCTTTTTGAGA
This portion of the Nanohaloarchaea archaeon SW_7_43_1 genome encodes:
- a CDS encoding GNAT family N-acetyltransferase, producing MSGTVFLEGDKINLRTVEEEDIEFLRNGVNHPDVRVHMGNRRPQNLENEQEFFEEQICDEDKVHLLITKNNERKGIISLIPKGSNAEKMAEIGIWLHPEHHGNGYGTESARLITEYGFKQLNYHKIYARAHTDNQASISLWKKLGFEKEGVFKDHTFTQGEYKDIVYYGILEGDWE
- a CDS encoding peptidase U61 produces the protein MGKEFVLPPALEKGDKVAIVATSSGVQDFPKVLNKGVERLENRFGLEPVVYDTARKDTEYLDNHHEEKAEEFMAAFEDPEIKGVIALTGGSEQIRMLKHLEQERLKQNPTRFYGISDNTNLHIYLWNLGIQTFYGGQILDDLLAEGEIGEYTCEHLEKAFFEDSLGIVQPSEQFTDDYFNLFQDEIKDDRERYDNPGWEFWNFNEETVEGRLWGGCLTIIPEQMAVEKYLPEMEDLEGKILALETSEENPDALEVKRNLLCMGERGILQIFSAILVGRPMRSPLLGEDKNLEEKQEYHKEQKQTIKDEVQRYCPSTPVVFDVDFGHTHPKIPLPIGGEIRIDAKNKEIKLS